In the Elusimicrobiota bacterium genome, one interval contains:
- a CDS encoding cation:proton antiporter, producing the protein PAYIAGMALAEFASQNHIWIRRLRTLTVGFLTPFYFLRAGSFVSIPALISAPIVFVILLVGKVASKIFGLRPIIGMFRKEFSERWYYTLLMSTGLTFGTISALYGFSHGIVTEFQYSLLVMTVIASAVIPTAIANFWFLPKHLLPATHIKAHHKIKSEGPEEE; encoded by the coding sequence ACCGGCATACATCGCGGGTATGGCACTTGCGGAATTTGCGTCACAAAACCATATATGGATAAGAAGATTGAGGACTCTGACCGTAGGGTTCCTCACACCATTCTATTTTCTTCGTGCAGGTTCATTTGTTTCAATCCCGGCATTGATCTCCGCACCGATTGTTTTTGTCATACTTCTCGTTGGTAAAGTTGCTTCCAAGATATTCGGGTTACGCCCGATTATCGGGATGTTCCGTAAAGAATTTTCGGAACGCTGGTATTACACATTACTCATGTCCACAGGGCTAACCTTCGGCACGATCTCCGCACTATACGGCTTCTCGCATGGTATCGTTACGGAATTCCAGTATTCGCTATTGGTAATGACCGTGATCGCTAGCGCTGTTATACCTACGGCAATCGCAAATTTTTGGTTCCTCCCAAAACATTTACTCCCTGCCACGCATATA